The Medicago truncatula cultivar Jemalong A17 chromosome 4, MtrunA17r5.0-ANR, whole genome shotgun sequence genome includes a region encoding these proteins:
- the LOC112418422 gene encoding uncharacterized protein has protein sequence MPIKKDTPTEVVSFRCGEKGHKSNACGGDVKRCFRCGRKGHTIADCKHDDIVCFNCGEEGIQMFTLAGTQTAQSSGKVFALAGTQKANEDHLIRGTCFINSTPLITIIDTRATHCFIVVDCVSKLDLVMSYMNGEMVVETPAKGSVTTSLVCLKCPLSMFGRDFVVDLVCLSLSGMDVILGMNWLEFNHVHINCFRKTVRFSSAEEEGETEFLTTKQLKQLIRDGIQMFSLMASLYIENQAVIDKLQVMCEFP, from the coding sequence atGCCCATAAAGAAAGATACTCCTACTGAAGTTGTTTCTTTCCGATGCGGAGAGAAAGGTCACAAGAGTAACGCTTGTGGTGGCGATGTAAAGCGGTGTTTCCGTTGTGGCAGAAAAGGACATACAATTGCAGATTGCAAGCATGATGATATAGTTTGTTTTAACTGTGGTGAAGAAGGAATCCAGATGTTTACTTtagctggtactcagacagctCAGTCTAGTGGGAAGGTGTTTGCTTTAGCAGGTACTCAGAAAGCGAATGAGGATCATCTGATAAGAGGTACATGTTTCATTAATAGTACTCCCTTAATTACTATTATAGATACTAGGGCTACACATtgttttattgttgttgattgtgtttCGAAATTGGATCTTGTTATGTCATATATGAATGGAGAAATGGTTGTCGAAACCCCggctaagggttcagtgactacttctctagTATGCCTGAAGTGTCCTTTGTcgatgtttggtagagattttgtagTGGACCTAGTCTGTTTGTCGTTGAGTGGGATGGATGTGATACTaggtatgaactggttggagtttaaccatgttcatattaattgctTTAGAAAGACGGTGCGTTTTTCTTCTGccgaagaagaaggagaaactGAGTTCTTGACTACTAAGCAGTTGAAACAGTTAATTCGCGATGGAATCcagatgttttctttgatggcgtCCCTGtatattgagaatcaagcggtgATTGATAAGTTGCAAGTGATGTGTGAATTTCCAtaa